One segment of Chelonia mydas isolate rCheMyd1 chromosome 13, rCheMyd1.pri.v2, whole genome shotgun sequence DNA contains the following:
- the LOC119567949 gene encoding olfactory receptor 6C76-like: MKNQTTVVEFIILGLSNNHHGNIILSVVLLDVFLLTVTGNLIIVTLHLVDHRLQTPMYFFLRNFAVLEICFTCVITPRFLYSLLTERKSISLPGCFLQFLLVVFLGASMFCHGAVMSFDCYMAICHPLRYGTIMNGRVCFQLVLSCWVMSFLIVVPPTLMVVLLPFCGPNVINHFYCDTAVLLQLSCVDTGHLEVMIFFSAIVILLGTLTVTIVSYGCIISTIMHIPSTTGRKKAFSTCSAHLLVVVILYSSSIFRYLRPGQRGVQDFDRVVSLLYCVVVPLFNPYIYALRNEQMKEALKDACGRISKCLRFS; this comes from the coding sequence ATGAAGAACCAGACCACAGTGGTGGAATTCATCATCTTGGGACTGTCCAACAACCACCATGGAAACATCATCCTGTCTGTGGTTCTATTAGACGTCTTCCTGTTGACCGTAACAGGAAACCTCATTATTGTCACCCTCCACCTGGTGGACCATCGCCTCCAGACgcccatgtatttcttcctcagGAACTTCGCTGTCTTAGAAATCTGCTTCACCTGTGTCATCACGCCCAGGTTCCTCTACAGCCTCCTGACAGAGAGAAAATCTATTTCCCTCCCTGGTTGTTTCCTTCAGTTTTTATTGGTCGTCTTCCTGGGTGCCTCTATGTTTTGCCATGGGGCTGTCATGTCCTTTGACTGCTACATGGCTATCTGCCATCCCTTGCGTTACGGCACCATCATGAATGGCAGGGTCTGCTTCCAGCTAGTGCTGAGCTGCTGGGTGATGAGTTTTCTTATAGTGGTTCCCCCAACACTTATGGTTGTGCTGTTACCGTTCTGTGGCCCCAATGTCATAAACCACTTCTACTGTGACACAGCCGTGTTGCTTCAACTCTCCTGCGTGGACACAGGGCATCTTGAGGTCATGATATTTTTTTCAGCAATAGTTATCTTACTTGGTACTTTAACAGTCACTATAGTTTCCTATGGCTGTATCATCTCCACTATCATGCACATCCCGTCCACCACAGGAAGgaaaaaggccttttccacctgctccgCTCACCTCCTGGTTGTTGTGATATTGTACAGTAGCTCCATCTTCAGGTACCTCCGACCAGGGCAGCGGGGTGTGCAGGACTTTGACAGAGTTGTGTCTTTGCTGTACTGTGTGGTGGTCCCTCTCTTTAACCCCTACATCTACGCTCTCCGCAATGAACAAATGAAAGAGGCCCTGAAGGATGCCTGCGGCAGAATTTCTAAGTGTCTGAGATTCTCATGA
- the LOC102935864 gene encoding olfactory receptor 6C75, producing the protein MKNQTTVVEFIILGLSNNHHGNIILSVVLLDVFLLTVTGNLIIVTLHLVDHRLQTPMYFFLRNFAVLEICFTCVITPRFLYSLLTERKSISLPGCFLQLLLVFFLGASMFCHGAVMSFDRYMAICHPLRYGTIMNGRVCFQLVLSCWVMSFLIMVPPTFMVVLLPFCGPNVINHFYCDTAVLLQLSCVDTGHLEVMIFFSATVILLGTLTVTIVSYSCIISTIMRIPSTTGRKKAFSTCSAHLLVVVILYSSSTFRYLRPGQRGVQDFDKVVSFLYCVVAPLFNPYIYALRNEQMKEALKDACGRVSKCLRFS; encoded by the coding sequence ATGAAGAACCAGACCACAGTGGTGGAATTCATCATCTTGGGACTGTCCAACAACCACCATGGAAACATCATCCTGTCTGTGGTTCTATTAGACGTCTTCCTGTTGACCGTAACGGGAAACCTCATTATTGTCACCCTCCACCTGGTGGACCATCGCCTCCAGACgcccatgtatttcttcctcagGAACTTCGCTGTCTTAGAAATCTGCTTCACCTGTGTCATCACGCCCAGGTTCCTCTACAGCCTCCTGACAGAGAGAAAATCTATTTCCCTCCCTGGTTGTTTCCTTCAGTTGTTATTGGTCTTCTTCCTGGGTGCCTCTATGTTTTGCCATGGGGCTGTCATGTCCTTTGACCGCTACATGGCTATCTGCCATCCCTTGCGTTACGGCACCATCATGAATGGCAGGGTCTGCTTCCAGCTAGTGCTGAGCTGCTGGGTGATGAGTTTTCTTATAATGGTTCCCCCCACATTTATGGTTGTGCTGTTACCGTTCTGTGGCCCCAATGTCATAAACCACTTCTACTGTGACACAGCCGTGTTGCTTCAACTCTCCTGTGTGGACACCGGGCATCTTGAGGTCATGATATTTTTTTCAGCAACAGTTATCTTACTTGGTACTTTAACAGTCACTATAGTTTCCTACAGCTGTATCATCTCCACTATCATGCGCATCCCGTCCACCACAGGAAGgaaaaaggccttttccacctgctccgCTCACCTCCTGGTTGTTGTGATATTGTACAGTAGCTCCACCTTCAGGTACCTCCGACCAGGACAGCGGGGTGTGCAGGACTTTGACAAAGTTGTGTCCTTTCTGTACTGCGTGGTGGCCCCTCTCTTTAACCCTTACATCTACGCTCTCCGCAATGAACAAATGAAAGAGGCCCTGAAGGATGCCTGCGGCAGAGTTTCTAAGTGTCTGAGATTCTCATGA